In Theileria annulata chromosome 3, complete sequence, *** SEQUENCING IN PROGRESS ***, the sequence AAAGTTTCAGATGGTACTAAGGATGTTTGGACATACACTGGTAATGAATGTGCTACCCAGGTTAGGTTTAGGTCCGATTGGGATCATAAATACCTTGCTGTCGTACTCACTGATGgtaatttcaaatttttcaaaaagGAATCCGATAACTGGACCGAAATCAATGACGATAATCTACTTAAAGACCATACTCCTAACTTCACTGCTGCTAAGTCCCAAACTCAGACTTCATCTACTAAATCCGCAGCTACTCCTGATACCATAAAGACTAAGGTTTCTGTTGATATATCCAAGACTCAAAGTACTGATGAGTTTGAATACTCTGAACAGAATGGACTCAAAACATATACTCCTAAGGATAACCATGTGTTCGATAAGGTATCTGAAGGTACCAATGTTGTCTGGGAATCCAAAGATGATGTCTTTGCTACCTTGGTCAGGAATATGTTTATTGATGGTGTTAAATACCTAGCTCTCCTACTCACTGATAATACTTTCAAACTCTTCCAACTGTATGGTGGTGAGTGCTATGATTTGACCTCCACCATCTATGATAATATGTTCTCAGTGTTCCAAGAGGTTGGTGAGTGGAAGGACATAACTTCTGAGAGACATGATGTTACTATGCTTAGGTTCCTTGGTGAGAATGATGTTGAGATCGCTGCATCTGATTACTCAGTTAGTATTGTTGACAACTCATATGAATTCAAGTTTAATGCTGATCCAAAGTGTACCTGTATTAAGTATGATGATACTGAGGTTTGGAAACATACCACTAAACATGGAGAGAATTATCCAACATCTGTTTCATTTAACAATCTGAATAGAAATTATCTAGTTGTTGAGTCATCTAGGAGTTATCGTAATATGTTTCAATTCCAAAATAGTCAGTTTAGATCATTGGGTGCCAATGAAAAATTGAACTATGACTGTAATTCCACAGGTGTCTTCGATCCCGATAAACTGAAGTTCATGACTACAGATCCTTCGGACCCCAATCAACTTGTTGAGCTTACACTGAACCAATATAGTGTAGAACATCCATCATTTATAAcatataaattcaattcTGTTCTATGTAAAGAGATCGGGTATGAAAATCAGTTGGTGTGGAAAtatgatgaaaatgaacATTCAGATGATTTCCCAACTACAGtttccattaatttaaagaaaaGTTATGTCATAGTAGATTCATCCCATTTCTATAGATATGTATATTCATATTACGACAAGAAATGGAAAGAGTTACCATTCGGTTTTAAAACATCAAACATTTcctttgataaatttaaattgcTTACCAATGATCCAACTGATCCAAATAAACTTGTTGAACTTGACAGCTCCCAGTATGAAATGGAGTATTCACAAGATGTTCTTgctattaaatttaacacCAACGTAAAGTGTACATGTATTATGTATGACAAAAAAGATGTATGgaaatataaacaaaacGAACATAAAGATAAATATCCAACTACTACTGTTTTTAACAAAAAGAAAAGCATTGTCCTTGTTGATTCAGGTTATCACTACCGTtacttatatatataccaGAATAAGGAGTGGAAACCACTACCTTATGGTTATACACTAAGGTTACGTTCTTCTGAATACCAATTATTTGACACTAATAAATTCCAGTTTTTCACTatggataaaaataatagaCTTGTTCTCATCCCAACAAATGAATATGATAAGGAAGATACACCGACTCTTGTTAGTTATGTTTTTAGATATTCCAAAAATTGTCACTGTGTAAAGTATGACCAAAAGGTTGTATGGGAATACAAACAAGATGAACATGGAAATAAATATCCAACAAGAATTTGTCTGAATAAAAAGGCAAATATTATGTTGATTGAATCCGgatattattatagttaCATGTTTGAATTTGAAAACGGAGAATGGAAACTCTTAGTATTCAGTTATAGGTTTAAACCCAAGACAGATATAGTTGAACCACATAAGATTAAACTTTTTACCGATGATCCCTCTGACCAAAATAAACTTGTTGAGCTTGAAACTagtaaatatgaaaaaGAAGACACCAATAATGTTATAACTTTCAAGATTAAAGATGGTGTTAATTGTACATCTGTAAAGTATAACGACAATGATGTTTGGAAATACAACCGCGGTGAACATGGAGATAAATATCCAACAAAAATTGTTCTGAATAAAAACAAGAAATTTCTTCTTGTTGAATCTGGATATGACTATCGTTACCTATTTCACTTCGAAAATGATGAGTGGAAATTGTTACCCTTTGGAAACAAGTTCAAGACTACTCAAAGTTATGTCTTTGATTCGAGTAAATTGAAACTTTGTTCAATAGACCACAGCAATAACCCTTTTGAACTCGACTACTCAAATTATGATAGGGTACCAAATGGAAATATACTTACATACACTCTAAATCCTGATGTTAACTGCACTGAAGTCAAGTATGATAACATTTCAGCATGGAATTATAACGATCATGAACATGAAAATAACTATCCAACTAccattatttttaacagAAACAACGGATTTTTAATTGTTGAGTCCAAGGGCCACTATGAATCATACTATTCATATTATGATAATAAGTGGCACTCAGTATATGGTTATAAAGCTTCCAAGATTACTAAAAATAAGgaattctataaattaaagCTTTATGAAACTAATGAAGATGGTTTGTTAGAGCCTATCACTGGTTTCCATGAGGAAGTTACTGGACCAGTTATTACCTGTAATATATCCAACGGAGTTAAATGCACTCATGTTAAATATGACGAAAAGACTGCTTGGACTTATGATTCTCAAAAACATATGGAACACTATCCAACTTCAGTTGTTTTCAATATTACCAATAGTACTATTAAGGTAGAATGTCAAGACCAGTATGTATACTTTTccacatttattaatgacGAATGGAAACCTTTCAGTGGCTACAGAACTCAAAGAACTAATGCTCGCTATGAGGTCAGACTATTCCAAAAGTCCAAATCTGGAAAGTATGCATTTATTAATCCATCTAAATACAATGTGAACTGGGACGGAGAAAATGACGTCTATGAATATGACCTGAATAACCTAAGTTGTGCTTTGCTCAAGCATCATGATAATACTGTATGGAGTCAAACATCAGATGAACATCCTAAGTCAATTACCTACAATAGCGATCAGAGCAAGTTTGTCCTAAGGTTTGATGatcaatatattttctGCTCATTTGAAGAGAATCAGTGGAAGAAGTTGTCTCGTAGGTATGGTACTCAATCTATTCAACCTGAAGACTCTACTGAAGACTCCGCTCAACCAGTTACCAAACCAGAAGAGATAGTTCCCGAACCTGAACCAGCTCCTGAAACAAAACTAAAGTCACTTAAAGATGTACCTACACCTATAGCTCTTGACCTCAATGCTACTCAGTCTACTGATGAATTTCAATACACTGAACATGATGGACTCTTTACCTATACACCTAAGTCTTCATATGTGTTCAACAAGGTTACTAAGGGTACTTCTGTTGTTTGGCAGTCTAAGGATAATGTCTATGGTACCTTGGTCATGCATAAGACggaagataataaaaaattccTAGCTGTCCTAATGGATAATAATACGTTCACACTATTCCAAGATGTTGGTAAGAATGATTTAACATCTAAGAGACATGATGCTACCAAACTCAAGTTCCTTGGTGAAGGTGATCGTGAACTCACCAATTCTGAATACAAAGTAACCATTTTTGATCTATCATTTACCTACAAGTTCAATGATGGAGTCGAATGTAGGAAGGTGAAGCTAGGAGATCTTGAGGTTTGGAAACATGATGATGATAGTCAGTTCTCGTCATTGAAGTCGCTTCAACTTGATCTTCtcaaaaacaaattatttgttacaAATTCCTCTGATCAGTCAAAGGAATTCTCTGTAAAGGTTACTCTGGATATATCGAAGACCCAAAGTACCAATGAGTTTGACTATACTGACGACAATGGTGTCGTTACATACAGTCTGAGGGCTCGCGATACGTTTACCAGCTTTTCTCATTCCAGGTTCAGCTCACTTTCGGGACTCCCGTGACCATGTCTTTGGTACTTTAGTAAGGATTAAGACTTCCAAGGGTGTTAAATACCCATTCGTCTTAATGACCAATCATATGTTATCACTATTCCATCTTGACGGTGAGTGGAAGGACATAACTTCTGATAGACATGATGTTACTATGCTTAAGTTCTTTGGTGAAGGTGATGTTGAGCTCACCTCATCTGATTACTCAGTGAGTATTGTTGATCTATCATTTACTTATCTATTCAATGATGGAATCAATTGTAAGAAGGTGAAGTTAGGAGATGATGAGGTTTGGAAACATACTGATGATGATAAGTTTGCTGAGATAAAGTCATTTTCACTAGGTCTTTGTTCTAAGAGTTTCTTAGTTAAAAATCAGCCAGGAAAATCTGTATCACAAAGTCAATGACAATCGAGCCAATCTTTAACACAATCAGCAAGAACAAAGTCTACTCCTCCATCTGTTCTAGCCACACCCAGTACCACTCCACCTAAGGAAACATCCTCAGCACCAAATTCAACCACTATCAACCAATATCCCTTTAATACAGTATCACTATCACACTCACAAATACCAAGCTAAATTCACACACCTGATCCTTAATTAGGATCTAAATACCAAATGCAGTCCTCAAATTTGTGATGTCTAATAATTACAGattgtaaaataactgTCATTACACTAACCATTTTAATTCACTCAATCGTTAATGTTGTCTCAAATTTTATTCCTTTGGATGACTCTATGTTCACTATTGGAGGTAGTCCCTTAGATACATACCATAGTTAGTACTTTTAGTTCATTAATTAAGTGTACTGCTACTTGAGTAGTCCTTTAGTTACTCTTACTGTTATAGGTACTTGACCTATTCAACCAGTTACAACTCAGTATCTGGGTCCATTATTCACTCTACTTTGATTAAGTGTTAGTATATTAGTTATCTAGTCACTTCAGTTACataattactatatactatagaGTTAGTATATTAGTCTAGGTAccttagtactattatGTTATAGAGTAGTCAGTTACTCATTGAGACCTCAGCTCTTGGTACTTTGGTCAACAAGCCTCAAGTCTGATACTGGTTACCTTTGAACCATCAGTGGTACCTTAGAGTAGCCTTGGTTGGTTGACCACTAGACTTACCTGTGTGTGTGCAATAATATACTTCTGTGCAAACAGGTGCATCACCTAGAGGTAGACCTTATGTTATTCTAGAGGTATGTTACTTTTACCTAATTTTTAATCTAGTGTGTTTGACCTGTGTGTTACTGATGTCCTTTGGCTATCCTTGCCTGACCTAGGTACTAAGAGTCCTTTAGTAATTATTCCTTTGGGTCACCTATGTAACCTATGAGTCTCCAGTAGTACCTGAGTTGCACCTAATTGCACTATTAGAGACACTCCTAAGTGTGTGTTACCCTTTGGCTGACCTAGGTGTGTAGACCTTTAGTGGTACCTATGGTAGTCTTTgaccaaccttgagtccaaccttgagtccctttgtccaaccttgagtcacCTTGAAGTATCCTTGAGTCTCCCTTTGGTGACCCTATCCTACCTTgagtccaaccttgagtaTCCCTTgaccaaccttgagtccCAGCTATGAGTCCCTTGGGTACCCTTGGTTCTCCCTCgaccaaccttgagtcaaCCTTGGCTATCCCTTAGTCCAACCCTTggtccaaccttgagtccaaccttgagtctACCTTGAGTCACCCTTtgtccaaccttgagtctCAGCTAGGGTATCCCTggtccaaccttgagtcagCCTTAAGTCAAACCTTCACTGTGTTAATAACCCCACATAAACTGTACATAGCCCGACAAGTGTGTATGATGGTACCCCCATATTTGATGAAGATTCCACCCCATAATCTAGGATTCTACCCAACAATTTGG encodes:
- a CDS encoding SfiI-subtelomeric fragment related protein family member, putative (Tap299b01.p1c.C.cand.11 - score = 9.90), which produces MTNHMLSLFHLDGEWKDITSDRHDVTMLKFFGEGDVELTSSDYSVSIVDLSFTYLFNDGINCKKVKLGDDEVWKHTDDDKFAEIKSFSLGLCSKSFLVKNQPGKSVSQSQ